One Aythya fuligula isolate bAytFul2 chromosome W, bAytFul2.pri, whole genome shotgun sequence genomic window carries:
- the LOC116501450 gene encoding olfactory receptor 14C36-like, with amino-acid sequence MPNISSVSEFLLLAFADTRELQLLHFALFLGIYLAALLGNGLILSAVACHHRLHTPMYFFLFNLALLDLSCISTTLPKAMANALWDTRAISYQGCAAQVFFFLFFISAEYFLLTSMAYDRYVAICKPLHYGSLLGSRACAQMAAAAWGSGFLIAVLHTANTFSLPLCQGNAMNQFFCEIPHILKLSCSDAYRREVGAVVFSVSLAFGCFVFIVLSYVQIFRAVLRMPSEQGRHKAFSTCLPHLAVVFLFISTVMFAYLKPPSISSPSLDLVVSFLYSVLPPALNPLIYSMRNQELKATLKKLIIFI; translated from the coding sequence ATGCCCAACATCAGCTCAGTGAgcgagttcctcctgctggcattcgcagacacgcgcgagctgcagctcctgcacttcgcgctcttcctgggcatctacctggctgccctcctgggcaacggcctcatcctcagcgcCGTAGCCTgccaccaccgcctccacacccccatgtacttcttcctcttcaaCCTCGCCCTTCTCGACCTgagctgcatctccaccactctgcccaaagccatggccaatgccctctgggacaccagggccatctcctatcaaggctgtgctgcacaggtctttttctttctgttctttatatcagcagaatattttcttctcacttccatggcctacgaccgctacgttgccatctgcaagcccctgcactacgggagtctcctgggcagcagagcttgtgcccagatggcagcagctgcctggggcagtggctttctcattgctgtcctgcacacagccaacacgttttcccttcccctctgccaaggcaatgctatgaaccagttcttctgtgaaatcccccacatcctcaagctctcctgctcagatgcctaccgCAGGGAAGTCGGGGCAGTTGTGTTTAGTGTTTCTTTAgcatttggttgttttgttttcattgtgctgtcctatgtgcagatcttcagggcagtgctgaggatgccctctgagcagggccgacacaaagccttttccacatgcctccctcaTCTGGCTGTGGTCTTCCTGTTTATCAGCACTGTCATGTTTGCCTACCTAAAGCCGCCCTCCatttcctctccatccctggacCTGGTGGTGTCATTTCTGTACTCggtgctgcctccagcactgaaccccctcatctacagcatgaggaaccaggagctgaaaGCCACACTGAAGAAActgattatatttatttag